The Oncorhynchus kisutch isolate 150728-3 linkage group LG20, Okis_V2, whole genome shotgun sequence genome has a segment encoding these proteins:
- the LOC116355411 gene encoding zinc finger protein 883-like encodes MFIFNPQPKKLHSLHTSIVLQHHGYAVGITFYSGFPLLWAFNHLSDFVVHTGERRDYCGSSGGPQQPHDVEEAEKSLSRSEHLNKHLQRSTGKKSHSCSDCGKRFTCSSGIKIHQRIHTGEKCFSCTQSGMNFTRSTSLISHQRTHTGKKLYICAQCGKRFSQSSVLTVHQRIHTGEKPFSCDQCGKSFITNNILTVHHRTHTGEKPYSCAQCGKGFGQSFALTVHQRIHTGEKPYSCDQCGKSFITYNILTRHHRTHTGEKPYSCAQCGKGFGQSFALTVHQRIHTGEKPYSCTQCGMSFTRSSSLISHQRIHTGEKSYICDQCGKSFGRSGQLNVHQRIHTGEKYFSCDQCGKSFGHSSVLTEHQRTHTGEKPYVCDQCGKSFGRSGQLTVHQRTHTGEKSYSCDECGKSFCGSGQLTVHKRSHTGEKPYSCGQCGKSFITSSILTQHQRTHTGEKPFICDQCGKSFGRSGHLTVHQRTHTGEKPYSCDQCGKSFCRSGQLIVHKRSHTGEKSHSCARR; translated from the exons atgtttatattcaacccTCAG CCCAAAAAATTGCATTCTTTACACACGTCAATTGTTTTACAACATCATGGCTatgctgttggcatcaccttttacagtggatttccgctgttgtgggcctttaaccatctgtctgactttgttgttcacacaggagagagacgtgactattgtggatcctctgggggtcctcaacaacctcatgatgttgaagaggcagagaagagtctctccagatcagaacacctcaataAACACCTGCAGAGAtccacagggaagaaatctcattcctgctctgactgtgggaagagattcacctgctcatcaggcattaaaattcatcagagaatccacacaggagagaaatgttTTAGCTGTACTCAAAGTGGGATGAATTTTACTCGGTCAACcagcctgatatcacaccagagaacacacacaggaaagaAATTGTATATCTGTGCTCAATGTGGGAAGCGTTTTAGTCAATCTAGTGTTCTGACAgtgcaccagagaatacacacaggagagaaaccctttagctgtgatcaatgtgggaagagttttattaCAAATAACATTCTGACTGTACACcatagaacacacacaggagagaagccttatagctgtgctCAATGTGGGAAGGGTTTTGGTCAATCTTTTGCTCTGACAgtgcaccagagaatacacacaggagagaaaccctatagctgtgatcaatgtgggaagagttttattaCATATAACATTCTGACGCGACACcatagaacacacacaggagagaagccttatagctgtgctCAATGTGGGAAGGGTTTTGGTCAATCTTTTGCTCTGACAgtgcaccagagaatacacacaggagagaaaccctatagctgtactcaatgtgggatgAGTTTTACTCGGTCATCcagcctgatatcacaccagagaatacacacaggagagaaatcttatatctgtgatcaatgtgggaagagttttggtaGATCTGGGCAGCTGAAtgtacaccagagaatacacacaggagagaaatattttagctgtgatcaatgtgggaagagttttggtcaTTCTAGCGTTCTGACAGAGCACCAGAGAacccacacaggagagaaaccttatgtctgtgatcaatgtgggaagagttttggtaGATCTGGGCAGCTGactgtacaccagagaacacacacaggagagaaatcttatagctgtgatgaATGTGGTAAGAGTTTTTGTGGATCTGGACAGCTGACTGTACACAAGAgatcacacacaggagagaaaccttatagctgtggtcaatgtgggaagagttttattaCATCTAGCAttctgactcaacaccagagaacacacacaggagagaagccttttatctgtgatcaatgtgggaagagttttggtaGATCTGGGCATCTGactgtacaccagagaacacacacaggagagaaaccttatagctgtgatcaatgtgggaagagtttttgtCGATCTGGACAGCTGATTGTACACAAGAgatcacacacaggagagaaatctcatAGCTGTGCCAGGAGATAA